GCTCGCCGTCAGGATCGCCGTTTTCCACACCATCTGCCCTCTCTCCTTCCCACTCGTCCGAATCTCCTATCTCTATGCATTCCTATGTTGTTTCTTGTATGTAATCCCCGCTCTTTCCTCCTGTTTTGCTTACCAGGTAAGTCGGGCCGATGACCATGTCTTTTTGCAAGGCTTTGCACATGTCATAGACCGTCAGCGCAGCGGCGGAAGCTGCTGTCAAAGCTTCCATTTCAACACCGGTTTTGCCTGTGGTCTTCACAGTCGTTTCTATATATAACTCATCTCTAGCATTATCGCTGAACTCCACATTCACGCCGGTCAACGGCAGCGGATGACACATGGGAATCCAGTTTGACGTGTTTTTGGCAGCCATGATAGCCGCAACCTGCGCTACGGCAAGCACATCTCCCTTGCCAATTTTCCCCTCCTGGATGCGAATCAGCGTATCCGGGTGCATACGAACCGTAGTCTTCGCTACCGCTGTCCGGGCTGTTACATCCTTATCACTGACATCCACCATGCGTGCTCTGCCTTGGCCGTTAAAATGGCTCAATTCCATCTCTTATCCCTCCGCTGCAGGTCTGGCCGTTGCCGAATGTCCCAGCTCCGTAACCAAACCGTCCAATACCCTATCATGTTCTTCCATAGGGACATGCTCCAAGACCTGAACCTCGTAACCGATTCCCATCCACAAAGGTTCACCGATCTGAGCGTTGTCTTGCGCTCCCTGACTAAGCCTGTCCGACAGCCGGTCATAATAACCGCCTCCGTATCCAAGTCTTCCGCCCTTCCTGTCAAACGCAAGCCCGGGCACCCAGATGATATCAGGTCCGGAATGATTCCATTTCTGCGACCGCAACGGATCTGGCTCCGGAATGCCGTAAGCTCCGGGAATCAGCTCATTCCATGCCTGAAGTTTATACAATTCCATCGAACGGTCTTGGGGCAGACTTCGGGGAACGATAACCTGAATCCCCTGCTTCCACGCCCATTCAACCAGCGGCCGGGAATCCAGTTCGGAGCGAAAGGGGACATAAATCATCATGCTCTGAAATTGAAACCGATTCATGACCTCTGAAGCAAACTTGCAGGCTTGCTTCGAACGCTTCGAACGCTCTCGCCCGGATAACTCATCCCTGCGTAATGTCATCACTTTGCGCAGGGCTTCTTTTGCGGATACCCGCTTCAATTCTTCCTCAGGGTTCAACACGTGATCTTTCCTCTCACGCTTATAATTAATTTTAGTTTACCACTGTTCCTTCCTTTAGCCAAGAATGCCGGAAGTCGCCAATCATGGTCGATTGTTCGGCCATTTTCATGTACACTTACTTTAAGATATCAGAACGTATAAACTTCAAAGCATGACCATCCTGAGAATGTACGTCGGTAAACGTTTTTCTTAAGAGATAAGATTGTTTATACATCAGAGGCTCCCCTCCTTATCTCGCAAGAAAAACTCCCGCTATATGCGGTCTGTCTTCTGAGAATGTACGTCGGTAAACGTTTTTCTTAAGAGATAAAAATGTATTAACATCAGAAGCACCCTCCTTATCTCGCAAGAAAAACTTCCGCTATATGCGGTCTGTCTTCTGAGAATGTACGTCGGTAAACGTTTTTCTTAAGAGATAAGATTGTTTATACATCAGGGGCTCCCCTCCTTATCTCGCAAGAAAAACTCCCGCTATATGCGGTCTGTCTTCTGAGAATGTACGTCGGTAAACGTTTTTCTTAAGAGATAAGATTGTTTATACATCAGGGGCTACCCTCCTTATCTCGCAAGAAAAACTTCCGCTATATGCGGTCTGTCTTCTGAGAATGTACGTCGGTAAACGTTTTTCTTAAGAGATAAGATTGTTTATACATCAGGGGCTACCCTCCTTATCTCGCAAGAAAAACTTCCGCTATACGCGGTCTGTCTTCTGAGAATGTACGTCGGGAAACGTTTTTCTTATAATGAAGAATTAATGGTACAAACATATAGAATGATGGAGGTTTCACATAACATGCTGCTGCAAGCCAATGGCATCACGAAATTATACGGAGTTACGCCCGTCCTTGACGGGATCAATCTGCAGGTGCTTGAACGCGAAAGAATCGGTCTTGTCGGAGTCAATGGAGCCGGGAAATCGACCCTGCTCAAAATTTTGGCAGGCGAGATGTCTTATGATGGCGGACAAATCTTCAAGGCTAAGGAAACCACCGTTGGTTATCTTGCCCAGAACAGCGGGCTTCAGTCCGATTCGTCGATATGGAACGAGATGCTGGATGTCTTCGCTCCCCTTCTGGAGATGGAGCGCGAGCTGCGTCAGATGGAGGAACAAATTGCCGACCCGAAGTCGAGCGAGGATCCGAAGAAATACCAAGAGCTTCTGGATCGTTATGCGATCCGTTCGGACTGGTTCAAGGATCAGGGCGGTTATGAGATCGAAACACGTATCCGCAGCGTCCTTCACGGCATGGGATTTGGCAGTTTTTCGCCGGACACCTCCATTGCCACATTAAGCGGCGGGCAGAAGACAAGGCTGGCGCTTGCAAAAATATTGCTGCAGGCACCTGACCTGCTCATGCTGGATGAACCGACGAACCATCTGGATATCGCGACCCTCACCTGGCTGGAGGATTATCTGCGCGGCTATTCCGGTTCATTGCTGGTCGTTTCCCACGACCGCTATTTCCTGGATCGGCTTGTAACGACCATCGTTGAGATCGAACGCCGTCATTCCAAAAAATATACGGGCAACTACAGCCGGTATATTGAGCTGAAGGCAGCGGAATACGAATCCCAGCTGAAGCAGTACGAGAAGCAGCAGGATGAGATTTCCCGGATGGAAACCTTCATTCAGCGGAATCTGGTCCGGGCCTCCACGACCAAGCGCGCACAGAGCCGTCGCAAAGCGCTGGATAAAATGGAACGGCTGGACAAACCGCTGGGAGATTTGAAGAAAGCACACTTTTCTTTTGAAGCCGAATATATGTCAGGCAAGGATGTGCTTCATGTGCGGGATCTGGCGCTTTCGTTCGAGCAGGACAAGCCATTGTTCCGT
This Paenibacillus sp. JZ16 DNA region includes the following protein-coding sequences:
- the moaC gene encoding cyclic pyranopterin monophosphate synthase MoaC: MELSHFNGQGRARMVDVSDKDVTARTAVAKTTVRMHPDTLIRIQEGKIGKGDVLAVAQVAAIMAAKNTSNWIPMCHPLPLTGVNVEFSDNARDELYIETTVKTTGKTGVEMEALTAASAAALTVYDMCKALQKDMVIGPTYLVSKTGGKSGDYIQETT
- a CDS encoding 5-formyltetrahydrofolate cyclo-ligase — translated: MLNPEEELKRVSAKEALRKVMTLRRDELSGRERSKRSKQACKFASEVMNRFQFQSMMIYVPFRSELDSRPLVEWAWKQGIQVIVPRSLPQDRSMELYKLQAWNELIPGAYGIPEPDPLRSQKWNHSGPDIIWVPGLAFDRKGGRLGYGGGYYDRLSDRLSQGAQDNAQIGEPLWMGIGYEVQVLEHVPMEEHDRVLDGLVTELGHSATARPAAEG
- a CDS encoding ABC-F family ATP-binding cassette domain-containing protein, with protein sequence MLLQANGITKLYGVTPVLDGINLQVLERERIGLVGVNGAGKSTLLKILAGEMSYDGGQIFKAKETTVGYLAQNSGLQSDSSIWNEMLDVFAPLLEMERELRQMEEQIADPKSSEDPKKYQELLDRYAIRSDWFKDQGGYEIETRIRSVLHGMGFGSFSPDTSIATLSGGQKTRLALAKILLQAPDLLMLDEPTNHLDIATLTWLEDYLRGYSGSLLVVSHDRYFLDRLVTTIVEIERRHSKKYTGNYSRYIELKAAEYESQLKQYEKQQDEISRMETFIQRNLVRASTTKRAQSRRKALDKMERLDKPLGDLKKAHFSFEAEYMSGKDVLHVRDLALSFEQDKPLFRQVSFDLSRGETVALIGPNGVGKSTLLKCLIGTMKPTAGSLQWGTKVKIGYYDQEQSELNPSNTVLEELWGTYPHMEEARIRTVLGNFLFSGEDVLKKISSLSGGEKARVSLAKLMLLEANMLILDEPTNHLDLFAKEVLESALMDYEGTLLFISHDRYFLNKMAERIIELHPDGIQHFLGNYDDYTEKKQEIIDMNDEPSEPFARHTLKQEGKAEVAIEKQGAVSFEAEKQAKREERNRQRKLASLEEQIHALESDITELEAEMTLPEIYQDYMALQERQQSLEEKKSQLEQIFAEWESLLED